catacgccgcgtatgCAGCTTACAGCTCACAGCTCGCAGATCGCAGTTCTCCGCGGTGTAATTTATGTGAATTAGCAATGCGAACTTCATTTGATTAGTGCCCCCGCTGGATGCTCGGCTGGGTGCAATAATTCGTTAAgtcaaatattaattaaaagatTACAGATGTTGCAATTGGTTTGGATTTGATGAATTGGCCATTTGGCTATTTGGCCACATGCCTGCCAATGAGTGGAGATCGAATCTCTGCCAACTGACATTTGAATGGGCCGCGGGATGGGGCGTAGCCAGCTTGTCCATTTCAATGCATCGTTAAAGTGCATTATTTGTCTTTGTTCACCCTATGTAGACCGGCTGAGCCTGCCCTTTTAGGCCAATTTCGCTGACCAGGTCGACCAGGCACCAGGCACCAAGCAACTGGCAACAGGCACCACTCCCAGCTGCACCAGTAACTCGCTCCCATTTGGCACATTTTCGCCGGCCGGCTAAGGCtagttttttttggggcttaaactttaaactttcCAGCGTGTAGGAAATGTCAGTTGCAATTCATAAAAATTACAGCAATAACTGCTGCCAACATCCAGCCAGCTCGGCGTTGGCAGATGATCACGAACATGATGAACATCGGCCGAGATTTTAGGCAAACTCCCTACTCCCTACTCCCTACTCCCGCTGCCCGTTGGTTTTCCCTTTCGTTTGTTTTCCATGTTACTTGGCCAATTTCGCGGTTGCCCGCGTTTTGCTTTGGCCTTCGGGCCGCTTTTCAAATTGCAGTTTTTCGCCGAGAGGAAGAGTTGTGTGCCGCTGGCTCATGGCATTCTTCACATTTGACATACAATTTGGCTTACTCACTACTAGCCGATGTTTTTTGCACACACTCACGGTGGCCAAGTAGTTTCCCGTGTGATGAATGATGACTGATGGATCGCGTGCGATTCGAATCCGAAACCGATATATGCACTCGTTTTAAGCGCACCTCAAATGTACTATATCTTAATTTATGCCCCTTTGTCTGCTGGAGCGTGTAGCACTATGCAGCACTATGCTAATCGAGTGCAGTTTCCTAAACATTGGCAATCAATCAGCTTGCCTGGATATTTCGGGCACTTTAAGTGATGGATTGACTGCCAGCGAATGCGAAACAAGTTTATGACGTGTTTCGGACACGAAGATCAAGCCGTCTTGGCGGGTTTTTTTGCGATTGCTGGAAATTCGGATAACCGGCCCAAATCGATCTCATTACAGTGGCCCACCATCATGGGCTTTATCACTTGacctctgtttttttttggtgacTTACGTTTTAGCCAAGTCGCTGAATCACAGATACTCGTATGCAAATGGTGTCGTTAAGATGTGAGTGTTTTATTAAGACACATTCTGCGTGCTTCCATAGAAtttcttttgtgtttttttcattttttctttcgtttttgttttgggtatatttctgtatttttcgGTTATGGCGTAATGGGACTGGAAGATGCTAATTCGCGGCTGCTGCGCACATTGAACGCCGGTATATAAAGTGGATGGAAGATGTGGTAAGCCAAGTCGTCCGTCGGTTCCCGCCAAGAAAGCACCAAATCTCCCCCTCCACTCTCACCAACCATCACAAAAACAGCCACCGAAATGTTCAAGATCGCCCTCTGCTTGTTGGCCCTGGCCAGTGGATCTCTGGCCGCCAGCATTGGCCAGGTGGACAGCACCACCGAGAAACGCGAGATTGTGCCCCTGCTGAAGTTCGAGACAAACAAGAACCCCGACGGCTCCTTCCACTTTAGCTACGAGGGCGGTGACCAGTCCATGCGCCAGGAGCAGGGCATGATCGAGAACGCCGGTACCGAGGACGAGGCCCTGGAGGTCTCCGGCATGTACAGCTACATCGACGCCGATGGCAACACCGTGGAGGTGCACTACACAGCCGGCAAGAACGGATTCGTGCCCATTGGCACCATCATCCCCAAGGAGATAACCGAGCTGGCTAAGTCAGCCGCCCTCCTGCCCAAGGTTCCCGAGGATGAGCAGAAGTACCGCAAGGCCCGCTCCCAGGAACTGGAAAAGAAGGAGGCTGCTGTCGAGAAAGAAGCCGTTCCCGTCGAGAAGGAGGAGCCTTTGGTGGCCAAGGAATCGGTTGTGGTGGAGAAATCCGAGCCCCTGCCCGCCGAGTCCCAGGTGGTGCCCGTCCAGGTGGTCCTCGATGCCGTGCCCGAGGCGGAGGTCAAGAGCGCCATTGCGGCTGAGACCGAGACGGAGAAGAAGGTTGAGACCAAGACTGCCTAAGCTCCCCTAGAAACTAGACTACCCAAgtattgtttaatttaaaaccaaGTGCGATCTAATTTAACTGGCTAGCAATAAACCGATTCCTTATCTGAAATCCGCATCTTTCTCGATTCGAATGGAGCGACAGCAGCTGCATGTGAAATGCGGATTCCGTGctgcatataaatacttatcaTAAATTTCGCTTTGGTTAGTGCTAATTTAAGCAGAAAGCTGGCCGCAGAAATATTATCTCGCCGACATCGAACTGTTGGCATGACGCTCATGGCTCATAACTTTATTGCAGAATATAGAAGGATTAACAATTGACTCAAGCGAGAACAGATTAGTGAACACAAAgaaaatgaagatatttcgTTGATTAGTAATccggcaaaacaaaatactGGTAATGGAATACATACAAAAGCATTTtagcaaaaacatttttatggatCTCATAAAGCTGGCCTTTATTAACGacttaaaatactttttttttaaatcaaagtAATGGCGCTTATTTGTTGCGCAAACCACATAAAACAATATTTGGCAACAAATAAACTGCAATAATCGAATAGCGACACATTTTTAAGAGTTCACAAGTTAAAATTGTCATAATTTGAAAGAACTTTAAGAATTCTCTTATTTTATCAGCATTAGAAAGCCTAGGGATTTCGATCAGCTCTCAAGAAATAATAGTTGGGGGAATTGTATAGCGAGTTCAAAATGCGTGAGGAAACCACTTGCTCCATGGTCCACGACCTGCTGGAGTCACAAAAATGCAACTTTGTGCGAAAAACATCGGATTGCCTAATCAATATGAACTTGTTTAACTATCTGGCATGGCATTACTGCAAGGTGGACGTCCGAAATAGTTTTAATTCCTTCTGGAGTGTGTTGGGCATGTTTCTGATTGCCATTTACGTCTTCTGGATGATGCAGATAACCATAAAGAACTAGTGAGTTGTTTATTGGCAGTGATGTGAAAATGGTTGAATATTCTCCCCCAGCTTTTGTCCCACTTTGATGGTGATCGCAGACTTTTTGCGAATGAACGAGAGCACGGCCGGAGTGACGGTTCTGGCCGTTGCAAGCGGATCCCCGGATTTCTTCACGGCAATCGCCTCGAGGATGCAGGGCTCCAAGTACTCCTTCCTCGCGTGCATGTCGCAGACCATGTTTCTGCACTTCTTCGTGGCCGGACTGGTGATCCTGACCAAGCCCTTCCACATGCAGCCAAACACTTACCTGCGGGACTTTGGTTTCCTGTTCCTCAACACGGTCTACATGGACTACATCCACAAGCGACCCCAGGGTATCAGCTGGGTAGCTGCGTTGCCCAGTGCCCTTATCTTCGTGGGCTATGTGGTGGTGACCATCGTTGATCAGTACTTGCTGATTGCCCGCATTCAAAGTGagtcccttttttttgttattaa
This sequence is a window from Drosophila santomea strain STO CAGO 1482 unplaced genomic scaffold, Prin_Dsan_1.1 Segkk79_quiver_pilon_misjoin1_scaf, whole genome shotgun sequence. Protein-coding genes within it:
- the LOC120457717 gene encoding uncharacterized protein LOC120457717, producing the protein MFKIALCLLALASGSLAASIGQVDSTTEKREIVPLLKFETNKNPDGSFHFSYEGGDQSMRQEQGMIENAGTEDEALEVSGMYSYIDADGNTVEVHYTAGKNGFVPIGTIIPKEITELAKSAALLPKVPEDEQKYRKARSQELEKKEAAVEKEAVPVEKEEPLVAKESVVVEKSEPLPAESQVVPVQVVLDAVPEAEVKSAIAAETETEKKVETKTA
- the LOC120457730 gene encoding mitochondrial sodium/calcium exchanger protein isoform X4 is translated as MREETTCSMVHDLLESQKCNFVRKTSDCLINMNLFNYLAWHYCKVDVRNSFNSFWSVLGMFLIAIYVFWMMQITIKNYFCPTLMVIADFLRMNESTAGVTVLAVASGSPDFFTAIASRMQGSKYSFLACMSQTMFLHFFVAGLVILTKPFHMQPNTYLRDFGFLFLNTVYMDYIHKRPQGISWVAALPSALIFVGYVVVTIVDQYLLIARIQKMEQRQLNVTEALQLEELKPQKELPLTRPQIDRSSIGHGSRNKRLFRQFWNTVTEFDKDRFQRGTLLVKLYLIVKQPIDMLLRLLVPKVDMNAPLYGWSKLLFNMQVLLVPTYMAYIILRGYSVAGVAVYMIVLITMVPVAIMIFFLTRTDTPPMFFRRHLAAIWQKGNLRCCHNL
- the LOC120457730 gene encoding mitochondrial sodium/calcium exchanger protein isoform X3; this encodes MREETTCSMVHDLLESQKCNFVRKTSDCLINMNLFNYLAWHYCKVDVRNSFNSFWSVLGMFLIAIYVFWMMQITIKNYFCPTLMVIADFLRMNESTAGVTVLAVASGSPDFFTAIASRMQGSKYSFLACMSQTMFLHFFVAGLVILTKPFHMQPNTYLRDFGFLFLNTVYMDYIHKRPQGISWVAALPSALIFVGYVVVTIVDQYLLIARIQKMEQRQLNVTEALQLEELKPQKELPLTRPQIDRSSIGHGSRNKRLFRQFWNTVTEFDKDRFQRGTLLVKLYLIVKQPIDMLLRLLVPKVDMNAPLYGWSKLLFNMQVLLVPTYMAYIILRGYSVAGVAVYMIVLITMVPVAIMIFFLTRTDTPPMFFRHGFPGRSLPDLLLDYRGECHVFYDGDRTESEPGVLADHGHLLGTE